The following proteins are co-located in the Trichormus variabilis 0441 genome:
- a CDS encoding glutathione S-transferase family protein — MLKFYYNHRSPMARRVWRTLLEKEITFEPILMSLDGDQLQPEFVEINPFHHIPVILDDGFRVIESLAIMDYLESKYPTPALLPKESESLAKVRMVQMVATNELLPKMISLIFEEKNSAKFLQAYEHINKVLGFLSESLDNESYYGGEQLTLADIVAGTDLSLLPKLGISFSNYPNLQDWFERLMTRKSWQQTELSVEDFEKFKRVFIKLRQR; from the coding sequence ATGCTCAAATTCTACTACAATCATCGTTCACCTATGGCTCGTCGTGTATGGCGTACCTTACTAGAAAAAGAAATTACATTTGAGCCAATACTCATGAGCTTAGATGGCGATCAACTGCAACCTGAATTTGTAGAAATCAACCCATTTCATCATATTCCCGTCATATTAGATGATGGTTTTCGGGTAATTGAATCTCTAGCAATCATGGACTATTTGGAATCTAAATACCCTACACCTGCACTGTTACCTAAAGAATCTGAGTCTTTAGCAAAAGTCAGAATGGTACAGATGGTGGCAACAAATGAACTATTACCAAAAATGATTTCCTTGATTTTTGAGGAGAAAAATTCGGCAAAATTCTTGCAGGCCTATGAGCATATAAATAAAGTCTTGGGATTTTTATCAGAATCTTTAGATAACGAATCTTATTATGGTGGAGAACAGTTGACCTTAGCTGATATTGTGGCTGGAACCGATTTATCTTTGTTGCCGAAATTAGGGATTAGTTTTAGTAACTACCCCAATTTGCAAGATTGGTTTGAGCGTTTAATGACACGGAAATCGTGGCAACAGACAGAACTTAGTGTAGAAGATTTTGAAAAATTTAAGCGTGTTTTTATTAAGCTACGTCAACGCTAG
- a CDS encoding acyl-CoA thioesterase codes for MLTVNNSHRALEVTLQIPVRTYEIDFAGIVSNIVYIKWLEDLRLKFLEEHFPIHQQIEQGYVPILTGTEIEYKRPIKLIDQVIGRLWASNLGRLKWTVQAEILANNQLAAVAQQKGAFVNLQNGRPVRIPDELQQKYLNITKLNNE; via the coding sequence ATGCTAACAGTAAATAACTCACATAGAGCATTAGAAGTAACCTTGCAAATACCTGTAAGAACTTATGAAATTGACTTTGCTGGAATTGTCAGCAACATTGTGTATATTAAGTGGCTAGAAGATTTACGTTTAAAATTTCTAGAAGAACATTTTCCCATTCATCAACAAATTGAGCAAGGATATGTACCCATACTTACTGGGACAGAAATTGAATATAAACGTCCCATTAAGTTAATTGATCAAGTAATTGGACGCTTATGGGCAAGTAATTTGGGACGATTAAAATGGACAGTCCAAGCAGAGATTTTAGCAAACAATCAACTAGCAGCAGTTGCTCAACAGAAGGGTGCTTTTGTAAATTTACAAAATGGTCGTCCAGTGAGAATCCCAGATGAATTACAGCAAAAATATTTAAATATTACTAAATTAAATAATGAATAA
- a CDS encoding tautomerase family protein translates to MYFINNLLAAKLNPIKTELSNILHTSLIEVLQISTEKKFHRFFPLDKVDFYYPSDRTENYLIIEIIMFEGRSVETKKQLLQDIIRKINEQLQISVYDIEITLLEIPKQNWGIRGVPGDELNLSYKVEV, encoded by the coding sequence ATTTACTTTATAAATAATCTCTTAGCAGCAAAACTAAACCCAATTAAAACAGAGCTATCAAATATTCTCCATACCTCTTTAATTGAAGTTTTACAGATTAGTACTGAGAAGAAATTTCATCGATTCTTCCCATTAGATAAAGTAGATTTCTACTATCCATCTGATAGAACAGAAAATTATCTAATTATTGAAATTATTATGTTTGAGGGGCGTTCAGTAGAGACGAAAAAACAGCTACTACAAGATATTATTAGAAAAATTAACGAGCAATTGCAAATTTCAGTTTATGATATCGAAATTACACTTTTGGAAATTCCCAAACAAAATTGGGGTATTAGGGGAGTGCCTGGAGATGAGCTAAATCTTAGCTACAAGGTAGAAGTTTAA
- a CDS encoding IS5-like element ISAva8 family transposase (programmed frameshift): protein MARKSYPTDLTDIEWEILSELIPPAKTGGHPRTTDMREICNAIYYHLKTGCQWNMLPGDFPPSSTVYSYYRKWQRKGVWEKLNHTLRGQVRSKLGKSTQPTAIAADSQSVKTDQKKGNVYGFDGCKKVKGRKRQTLVDSLGLLLKVVVSEANAPERVLAAYALMELLEERPELLEKVKVMWVDSGYDGDKFALCVWLMIQAHVEVIRRTEQEFQVLPKRWVVERTFGWFNQYHRLSKDYERLTEMSEAAIYAVMTRIMLRRLVS from the exons ATGGCTCGAAAGTCTTACCCCACAGACTTAACTGATATAGAGTGGGAAATTCTGTCTGAGTTGATTCCACCAGCAAAAACTGGAGGACATCCACGCACAACAGATATGCGTGAAATATGCAATGCCATCTATTATCATTTGAAAACAGGATGTCAATGGAATATGCTTCCAGGGGACTTCCCACCAAGCTCAACGGTATACAGCTACTACAGGAAATGGCAGCGCAAGGGAGTTTGGGAAAAATTAAATCATACATTGCGTGGTCAAGTTCGCTCAAAGTTAGGCAAATCAACACAACCAACTGCGATCGCCGCAGACAGTCAGTCGGTCAAGACCGACCAAAAAAAGGGGA ATGTGTACGGTTTTGACGGATGTAAAAAGGTAAAGGGCAGAAAGCGGCAGACTTTGGTTGATAGTCTAGGACTTTTGTTAAAAGTCGTTGTCAGTGAAGCAAACGCCCCAGAACGAGTACTTGCTGCTTACGCACTCATGGAATTGCTAGAAGAACGCCCGGAATTACTGGAAAAAGTTAAAGTTATGTGGGTTGATTCTGGTTACGACGGTGATAAATTTGCACTCTGTGTTTGGTTGATGATCCAAGCTCATGTTGAAGTCATACGGCGTACTGAACAAGAATTTCAAGTTTTGCCTAAACGTTGGGTAGTAGAAAGAACATTTGGGTGGTTTAACCAATACCATCGTCTTAGTAAAGATTATGAGCGTCTTACCGAAATGAGCGAAGCAGCCATATATGCTGTTATGACTAGAATTATGCTACGTCGTCTTGTCTCCTAA
- a CDS encoding TetR/AcrR family transcriptional regulator, producing the protein MSKGEETKTRILQQAAELFNQQGYAGSSISDIMRVTGLQKGGIYNHFHSKDELALQAFDYAIASISKHYRMALRSKRHAIERVQALIQVFSSFAENPPITGGCPLLNTAVESDDTHPALRERTQQAMNSWLNMIRRIIQTGIERGEIQPHVNTEEIATIIVATLEGAIMMSQLYDDTIYMQRAVNHLNHYTENILKIHGTN; encoded by the coding sequence ATGTCTAAAGGCGAAGAAACAAAAACCCGAATTCTCCAACAAGCGGCGGAACTGTTTAACCAGCAGGGATACGCTGGTTCGTCTATTTCTGACATCATGCGTGTAACTGGATTGCAAAAAGGAGGAATTTACAATCACTTCCACAGCAAAGATGAATTAGCACTACAGGCTTTTGATTATGCGATCGCCTCCATCAGCAAACACTATAGAATGGCATTGCGTAGTAAACGTCATGCTATAGAACGTGTACAAGCACTAATTCAAGTCTTTAGTAGTTTTGCGGAAAACCCACCCATCACCGGAGGATGTCCGTTACTAAACACGGCTGTGGAAAGTGATGATACACATCCAGCTTTACGGGAACGCACTCAACAAGCGATGAACTCTTGGCTGAATATGATTCGACGAATCATTCAAACGGGAATTGAGAGAGGAGAAATTCAGCCTCATGTCAATACTGAGGAAATTGCCACTATCATAGTTGCAACTTTAGAAGGTGCAATTATGATGAGTCAGCTTTATGACGATACGATTTATATGCAAAGGGCAGTGAATCATCTGAATCATTACACAGAAAATATCCTAAAAATTCATGGTACAAATTAA
- a CDS encoding iron-containing alcohol dehydrogenase, with the protein MENFVFYNPVKILFGKGQIANIAAEIPTDAKILITYGGGSIKANGVYDQVKSALTGRNVFEFGGIEPNPHLETLLQAVELVRQEGIDFLLAVGGGSVVDGTKFIAAAVPFVGDPWDILAKQAPVTAAVPFGAVLTLPATGSEMNTNSVVTKWETKEKLFFASPLVFPRFSVLDPETTFSLPPRQIGNGIVDAYTHVMEQYLTYSVNAPLQDRWAESILKTLIEEGPKTLANPTDYDARANLVWAATLALNGLIGAGVPQDWATHMIGHELTALHGLDHAQTLAIVLPSTLSIRRDRKWQKLLQYAERVWNIVDGSEEERVNEAIAKTRNFFESVGVRTRLSDYGVGLETIPLVVENLQKHGLANLGEHKDVDSQVVEQILTLSA; encoded by the coding sequence ATGGAAAACTTTGTTTTTTACAACCCAGTCAAAATTTTATTTGGCAAAGGTCAAATCGCTAATATTGCCGCCGAAATTCCGACTGATGCCAAGATTCTCATTACCTACGGTGGCGGTAGCATTAAAGCCAATGGTGTATACGACCAAGTTAAATCTGCATTGACTGGACGGAACGTGTTTGAGTTTGGTGGGATTGAACCCAATCCCCATCTAGAAACTCTTTTGCAAGCTGTGGAACTGGTACGCCAAGAAGGTATCGATTTTCTCTTGGCTGTTGGTGGTGGTTCGGTTGTTGATGGGACTAAATTTATTGCGGCGGCGGTTCCTTTCGTTGGCGATCCTTGGGATATACTGGCAAAGCAAGCGCCTGTGACTGCGGCTGTACCTTTTGGGGCGGTATTGACACTACCAGCTACAGGTTCGGAAATGAATACTAACTCGGTAGTGACTAAGTGGGAAACCAAAGAAAAGCTGTTCTTTGCTAGTCCCTTGGTGTTTCCTCGCTTCTCGGTTCTTGACCCAGAAACAACATTTTCCTTACCGCCTAGACAAATTGGTAATGGTATTGTTGATGCCTACACCCATGTGATGGAACAGTATTTGACTTATTCAGTTAATGCACCATTGCAAGACCGATGGGCAGAATCTATCCTGAAAACTTTGATTGAAGAGGGGCCAAAAACCCTAGCTAACCCCACAGATTACGATGCTAGGGCAAATTTGGTATGGGCTGCAACCTTAGCACTCAATGGGCTAATTGGTGCAGGAGTACCCCAAGATTGGGCTACACACATGATTGGTCATGAGTTAACAGCATTGCATGGTCTAGATCATGCTCAAACATTGGCGATTGTCTTACCCAGCACCCTCTCAATTAGACGCGATCGCAAGTGGCAAAAACTCCTACAATATGCAGAACGAGTCTGGAACATCGTCGATGGTTCTGAAGAAGAAAGGGTAAATGAGGCGATCGCTAAAACTCGCAATTTCTTTGAGTCTGTAGGTGTCCGCACTCGCCTATCTGACTATGGTGTAGGACTAGAAACCATTCCTCTTGTTGTGGAAAATTTACAAAAACATGGTTTAGCAAACTTAGGTGAACACAAAGATGTAGATTCCCAAGTCGTTGAGCAAATTTTAACTCTCTCAGCGTAG
- a CDS encoding helix-turn-helix domain-containing protein has protein sequence MNIELFIQRAEALHKQLADLYQTASVLPWIPPDLLPQAFKELYSNSKLVQMAAEELYHQNEELIQTRSLLEAERQHYHDLFEFAPDGYLVTNAEGIIQEANLTAANLFNAPKHILVDRSIINFIRLEERESFRCELNQLFQTDKAKKLIVRLHQFHGESFDALLTISVVRSQNGKIKSLHWLLSHINENQQQNLGLVNHENYLSQNRSVYVYAKGENIPLNPLVIWYVRQGLVKLSTFCETGEEVLMGLVKTHMVFGSSMTSLPIYQATALSEVELVSINFAEIAVSQMLSHNLLPKINQQLQQKESFLVIAGRRKVEDRLYHLLQFLKQEIGEPIGEGTRLSVRFTHEDIASACCTTRVTITRLMGKLQQQGLISFDSKKHMIINKRLEDRA, from the coding sequence GTGAATATAGAATTATTTATCCAACGGGCAGAAGCATTACATAAACAACTAGCAGATTTGTACCAAACTGCTAGCGTGTTGCCTTGGATTCCGCCAGATTTACTACCACAGGCTTTTAAAGAGCTTTATAGTAACTCCAAGCTAGTACAGATGGCGGCAGAAGAACTTTATCATCAAAATGAGGAACTTATACAAACACGCAGTTTATTAGAAGCAGAACGCCAACACTACCATGATTTGTTTGAGTTTGCACCAGATGGTTATTTAGTAACTAATGCAGAGGGAATTATTCAAGAAGCTAACCTGACTGCGGCAAATTTATTCAATGCACCAAAACATATACTAGTGGATAGGTCAATAATTAATTTTATTCGCCTCGAAGAAAGGGAAAGCTTTCGCTGTGAACTCAATCAATTATTCCAGACCGATAAGGCTAAAAAGTTAATAGTACGCTTACACCAATTTCATGGTGAGTCTTTTGATGCGCTTCTAACAATATCTGTAGTTCGTAGCCAAAACGGTAAAATAAAATCTCTGCACTGGTTGTTAAGTCACATTAATGAAAATCAACAGCAAAATTTAGGCTTAGTCAATCATGAAAATTATCTTAGTCAAAACCGTTCAGTATACGTATATGCTAAAGGAGAGAATATCCCCCTTAATCCTTTAGTTATTTGGTATGTTCGCCAAGGTTTAGTCAAGCTGAGTACTTTTTGTGAGACAGGTGAAGAAGTATTAATGGGTTTAGTCAAAACACACATGGTATTTGGCTCTAGTATGACTAGTTTACCTATCTATCAAGCTACGGCTCTTTCTGAGGTGGAATTAGTATCAATCAATTTTGCAGAAATAGCTGTTTCCCAGATGCTGAGTCATAACCTGCTACCGAAAATAAATCAGCAATTACAGCAGAAGGAATCTTTTTTAGTTATTGCTGGAAGACGAAAAGTAGAAGATCGTCTCTATCATCTATTACAGTTTTTAAAACAAGAAATTGGTGAACCTATAGGAGAAGGGACTCGCCTAAGTGTACGTTTCACTCATGAGGATATTGCTAGTGCTTGTTGTACTACTAGAGTGACAATTACACGATTGATGGGTAAGTTACAACAACAAGGTTTGATTAGTTTTGACTCTAAGAAACATATGATTATTAATAAGAGGCTAGAGGATAGGGCATAA
- the fba gene encoding class II fructose-bisphosphate aldolase (catalyzes the reversible aldol condensation of dihydroxyacetonephosphate and glyceraldehyde 3-phosphate in the Calvin cycle, glycolysis, and/or gluconeogenesis): MALVPLRLLLDHAAENGYGIPAFNVNNLEQIQAILKAAAETDSPVILQASRGARNYAGENFLRHLILAAVETYPEIPIVMHQDHGNAPSTCYSAIKNNFTSVMMDGSLEADAKTPASFEYNVNVTREVVNVAHALGVSVEGELGCLGSLETGAGEAEDGHGFEGTLDHSQLLTDPDEAVNFVEATQVDALAVAIGTSHGAYKFTRKPTGEILAISRIEEIHRRLPNTHLVMHGSSSVPEDLIALINEYGGAIPETYGVPVEEIQKGIKSGVRKVNIDTDNRLAITAAVREALAKNPKEFDPRHFLKPSITYMQKVCAERYVQFGTAGNASKIKQVSLETFAAKYAKGELNAISKSAAKV, encoded by the coding sequence ATGGCGCTTGTACCATTGCGGCTGCTTTTGGATCACGCGGCTGAAAACGGTTACGGCATCCCAGCTTTCAACGTTAACAATTTGGAGCAGATTCAGGCAATCCTGAAGGCTGCTGCCGAGACAGATAGCCCCGTAATTTTGCAAGCTTCTCGTGGCGCTCGTAATTATGCAGGTGAAAACTTCCTCCGCCACCTGATCTTGGCTGCGGTAGAAACCTATCCTGAGATTCCCATCGTCATGCACCAGGATCATGGTAATGCTCCTTCTACTTGCTACTCAGCAATCAAGAACAACTTCACCAGCGTCATGATGGATGGTTCTTTGGAAGCTGATGCTAAAACCCCTGCTAGCTTCGAGTACAACGTGAATGTTACCCGCGAAGTTGTAAATGTAGCTCATGCTTTGGGCGTAAGTGTAGAAGGTGAACTTGGTTGTTTGGGTTCTCTAGAAACCGGCGCAGGTGAAGCTGAAGACGGACACGGTTTTGAAGGTACTCTTGACCATTCTCAACTGTTAACTGACCCCGATGAAGCTGTTAACTTCGTAGAAGCAACCCAGGTAGATGCTTTGGCTGTAGCTATCGGTACTAGCCACGGTGCTTACAAGTTTACCCGCAAACCCACCGGCGAAATTTTGGCTATCAGCCGTATTGAAGAAATTCACCGCCGTCTGCCTAACACCCACTTGGTAATGCACGGTTCTTCTTCCGTACCTGAAGATTTAATCGCTTTGATCAACGAGTACGGTGGTGCTATTCCTGAAACCTACGGTGTACCTGTAGAAGAAATCCAAAAAGGTATCAAGAGTGGTGTTCGCAAAGTTAACATCGACACTGACAACCGTTTGGCAATTACTGCGGCTGTACGTGAAGCTTTAGCCAAAAATCCCAAGGAATTTGACCCCCGTCACTTCCTCAAGCCTTCTATTACATATATGCAGAAGGTTTGTGCAGAACGCTATGTACAATTCGGTACTGCTGGTAATGCTAGCAAGATTAAGCAAGTTTCTCTAGAAACTTTTGCTGCTAAGTATGCTAAAGGCGAATTGAACGCTATCAGCAAATCTGCTGCTAAGGTTTAA
- a CDS encoding DUF433 domain-containing protein gives MNQLTRITFHPEVMGGKPCIRGLRVTVGTIIGLMASGRTPEEILQAYPYLELADIYEALAYAAWRVEEIELPLTSA, from the coding sequence ATGAATCAGCTAACTAGAATTACATTCCATCCTGAAGTTATGGGAGGTAAACCTTGTATTCGTGGGTTGCGGGTGACTGTCGGTACTATTATTGGGTTAATGGCATCTGGTAGAACTCCAGAAGAAATTCTTCAAGCTTATCCTTATTTAGAATTGGCTGATATTTATGAGGCTCTAGCCTATGCAGCTTGGCGGGTTGAGGAGATAGAATTGCCTTTAACTTCAGCATGA
- a CDS encoding DUF5615 family PIN-like protein, which yields MKILIDMNLSPDWVETFAQAGIEAVHWSTIGNPRATDRVIMTWAVDNNYIVFTNDLDFGTLLAATQANSPSVVQVRTQDLLPAAIGELVITTLIQFQTQLEAGVLMTIDRFRSRVRILPIKR from the coding sequence ATGAAAATTCTCATTGATATGAATCTTTCACCTGATTGGGTCGAAACTTTTGCACAAGCAGGTATTGAAGCTGTTCATTGGTCAACTATTGGAAATCCTCGTGCAACCGACCGTGTAATCATGACGTGGGCTGTTGATAACAACTACATTGTGTTTACAAATGATTTAGATTTTGGAACACTTTTAGCAGCTACTCAAGCAAATTCCCCCAGTGTTGTGCAAGTACGTACTCAAGATTTATTACCTGCTGCTATTGGAGAGTTAGTAATTACAACTTTAATTCAGTTCCAAACGCAACTGGAAGCGGGTGTCTTGATGACAATAGACCGTTTCCGTTCAAGAGTACGGATTTTACCCATTAAACGTTAA
- a CDS encoding endonuclease domain-containing protein, producing MNENIKPTPYVRRPNHIVKCAIPSCNNLGFRHDGCFKCGEYKCPKHLRTPIQGKEFNTEEISLFYNIDSNEGICAFCGNEPRKIVSVRAESTEGKEIEKEIYGEFVKLQQELSKNSLRKQYSLLLFERIRQNLSYIDSLESSPLEQRLWAELLARGLDDYIKPQIELYDNEGIYIVRADFASTWLKMAIFTDGITYHSSPQAQARDAEHNLRIQEMGWVVKRYVTEDIESKIEAVIEEIYQLVCLKILQMS from the coding sequence ATGAACGAGAATATAAAACCTACGCCATACGTAAGAAGACCAAATCATATTGTAAAGTGTGCAATTCCCAGTTGTAATAATCTGGGGTTCAGGCATGATGGCTGCTTTAAGTGTGGTGAGTATAAATGTCCGAAACATTTAAGAACACCAATACAAGGAAAAGAATTTAATACAGAAGAAATATCATTATTTTACAATATTGATTCCAATGAAGGAATTTGTGCATTCTGCGGAAATGAACCAAGAAAGATAGTCAGTGTCAGAGCTGAAAGTACGGAAGGGAAAGAAATTGAAAAAGAAATTTATGGGGAATTTGTAAAATTACAGCAGGAGTTAAGCAAAAATTCATTGAGGAAACAATATTCACTCTTGTTATTTGAAAGAATCAGGCAGAATTTATCTTATATCGATTCTTTGGAATCCAGCCCATTAGAACAAAGGCTTTGGGCTGAACTTCTTGCAAGGGGTTTGGATGATTACATTAAGCCACAAATTGAATTATATGATAACGAAGGTATCTATATTGTTCGGGCAGATTTTGCAAGTACTTGGCTAAAAATGGCTATTTTTACAGATGGTATAACTTATCATTCTTCACCTCAAGCCCAAGCGCGGGACGCAGAGCATAATCTAAGAATACAAGAGATGGGATGGGTTGTAAAAAGATATGTAACAGAGGATATAGAATCTAAAATAGAAGCAGTAATTGAGGAGATTTATCAGTTAGTATGTTTGAAAATTTTGCAGATGAGTTAA
- a CDS encoding type II toxin-antitoxin system RelE family toxin, with translation MIYQIEITTRAAKQLKKLSEDIKLKIEEKIQELSNNPRPNGVVKLEGEEDTYRVRVSKYRILYEIKDDLLIVKVVKVSHRRDVYRRK, from the coding sequence ATGATTTATCAAATAGAAATTACAACTAGGGCAGCTAAACAATTAAAAAAGCTATCTGAAGATATTAAGCTTAAAATTGAGGAAAAAATTCAAGAGTTATCAAACAATCCTCGCCCTAATGGCGTTGTTAAGTTAGAGGGTGAAGAAGATACATATCGTGTCCGTGTAAGTAAGTACCGTATCTTATACGAGATTAAAGATGATTTATTAATAGTTAAAGTTGTTAAAGTTAGTCATCGTAGAGATGTTTATCGCCGTAAATAG
- a CDS encoding DUF433 domain-containing protein, producing the protein MLKYSSIISTSPEIMGGTPVFTGTRVPVETLLDYLKAGESIDDFLDGFPTVTREQVIAFLEETRKQIVDAVA; encoded by the coding sequence ATGCTTAAATACTCCTCAATTATTAGCACATCGCCAGAAATTATGGGTGGAACACCCGTCTTTACAGGTACTAGAGTTCCCGTGGAGACACTTTTGGACTATCTCAAAGCCGGAGAGTCGATTGACGATTTTTTAGATGGATTTCCGACTGTAACTAGAGAGCAAGTTATTGCATTTTTAGAAGAGACAAGGAAACAAATTGTTGACGCGGTAGCATAG